In the Candidatus Methylomirabilis sp. genome, GCGTCCAGGCTCTGAGGTCATGCACGCGGATCTGGACGAGCCCCTTCTCCTGGGCCCGGCGGAGGATGCTCTCCTCCAGGGGTCCCCGGAAGATCCCCGGAAAGAGGGTGACGATGTCATACCGCTTCGGCGTTGGCCAGGCCCTCCGGGAGTCGGACCACCAGGCGCCTGCCCGGGAGGTCCACCGCGAGCACAAAGGCGCGGGCCGCGGGCAGCAGCCACTCGCCGCCGCCGCGCCGGACGACGAGGACGTCCACTCCCCCCGTCTCCAGAATCCCCGCCACGTCTCCCAGCGGCTCCCCCTCCCCCGTCTCCACCCGGAGCCCCACCAGGTCCACCTGGTAGAAGCTCCCCTCGGGGAGGGGCGGGGCCTCGCTCCGGGGCAGCGTGAGCACCGCCCCGACCAGCGCCTCCGCTTCCTCCCGCGTCCGGACCTCCTCGAACTGCACCGTGGCCCGGGAGCGATCCACCCGGGAGCCCTGCACCGTGAGCGGGCCCGGCGCCGCGCCCTCCCGTCCCGCGCGTAACACGCGGCCGGGGGCGATGCAGGCGGCCACGTCCGTCTCCAGCTGAATCGCCACCTCCCCCCGGAGCCCGTGGGGCCGAATCACCCGCCCCACGCGCAGGAGAAGGGGTCCCTCCCCCCCGCCTATTCCACGATCTCCAGGACGGCGCGTCGGCGCGCCTTGGCCGCGGTGGCGTGCAGCAGGGTTCGCATTGCCCGCGCCGTCCGACCCTGCTTCCCGATGACCCGGCCGAGATCCGACGGCGCCACCTTCAGCCTGAGCGTGGTGATCTTCTCGTCCTCCACGGCCTCCACGCTCACCTCCGTGGGATCTTCCACCAGCGCCCTCGCGAGGTACTCGACCAGCTCCTTCAACACGGGCCTCTCCTGCGGCGGGCCATGGCCGAGCGGGCCGTCCCGGGATGCCGCCGAGCCCCCCTGATCCCCGGACGCCCCGACCCATCGCCATCGCCCTCAAGCGGTCGCCTTCCCGGTCTTGAGCTCGGCGAACTTCTTCAAGACCCCAGCGCTCGAGAGGAGTTCCCGGACCGTGTCCGTGGGCTGCGCCCCCTTCCTGAGCCAGGCCAGCGCCTTGTCCGCATCCAGAGTGAGTGCCGCCCCCTTCCCCGCCTTCGCCTGAGGATCCCAGGTCCCCAGCGCTTCCAGGAAGCGGCCGTCCCGGGGCATCCGGGAGTCCGCCACCACGACCCGATAGAAGGGGCGCTTCTTGGCGCCCATCCGCATCAACCGCATCCGTACGGCCATCGATCTCCTCCACCGCGCCGGCCCGCCCCCAGCCGGTCGGCTGACGGGAACGTTAGGCCAGGGGGAGGGGACGCCCCATGAGCCGTCCGCCCGGCTTGGTGAGCTGCCGCATGACCCTCTGCATCTCCGCGAACTGGCGCACCAGGCGGTTCACCTCCGCCACGCTCGTCCCGGAGCC is a window encoding:
- the rimM gene encoding ribosome maturation factor RimM (Essential for efficient processing of 16S rRNA), which produces MGRVIRPHGLRGEVAIQLETDVAACIAPGRVLRAGREGAAPGPLTVQGSRVDRSRATVQFEEVRTREEAEALVGAVLTLPRSEAPPLPEGSFYQVDLVGLRVETGEGEPLGDVAGILETGGVDVLVVRRGGGEWLLPAARAFVLAVDLPGRRLVVRLPEGLANAEAV
- a CDS encoding KH domain-containing protein; its protein translation is MLKELVEYLARALVEDPTEVSVEAVEDEKITTLRLKVAPSDLGRVIGKQGRTARAMRTLLHATAAKARRRAVLEIVE
- the rpsP gene encoding 30S ribosomal protein S16, whose amino-acid sequence is MAVRMRLMRMGAKKRPFYRVVVADSRMPRDGRFLEALGTWDPQAKAGKGAALTLDADKALAWLRKGAQPTDTVRELLSSAGVLKKFAELKTGKATA